The Lagopus muta isolate bLagMut1 chromosome 4, bLagMut1 primary, whole genome shotgun sequence genome has a window encoding:
- the LOC125691785 gene encoding ADP-ribosyl cyclase/cyclic ADP-ribose hydrolase 2-like isoform X4, which translates to MMKSLFLSFLLGSILFMNNFSEVQGRKWKGEGTTQNLESITVGRCYDYIRIVNPAVGEKNCSELWEAFRNAFINKDPCNILPQDFELFFKLSLHAIPAGKSLFWENNQLLVNSFSNRARRYMALGDTLFGFFGDFLNWCGQENSTGLDYESCPSAAECENNAVDAFWRMASMTYAQHSSGVIHVLLNGSAEGGAYPVRGFFADYEIPYLQRDKISQIVIWVVDDIEGPDIDSCGYNTVLILEDRLKALGYDVICTDDYKPVMLLLCLDNPDHSKCTLSS; encoded by the exons ATGATGAAGagcctttttctgtctttcttactAGGCTCCATTCTGTTTATGAACAACTTTTCAGAAgtgcaaggaagaaaatggaaaggtGAAGGTACAACACAAAACCTGGAAAGCATAACCGTTGGAAGGTGTTATGACTATATTAGAATTGTGAATCCTGCTGTTGG TGAGAAGAACTGTTCAGAGTTATGGGAAGcctttagaaatgcttttattaacAAGGATCCTTGCAACATTCTACCTCAAgactttgaattatttttcaaactgtCATTGCACGCAATTCCCGCTGGCAAG tCTCTCTTCTGGGAAAATAATCAGCTGCTAGTCAACAGCTTTTCAAACAGAGCTCGTCGCTACATGGCTCTTGGTGACACTCTATTTGGCTTCTTTGGAGATTTTCTGAACTGGTGTGGGCAGGAAAACAGCACTG GACTGGACTATGAatcctgcccttctgcagcagaaTGTGAAAACAATGCAGTGGATGCTTTCTGGAGGATGGCTTCGATGACT TACGCACAACACAGTTCTGGGGTGATACATGTCTTGTTGAATGGTTCTGCAGAAGGAGGAGCTTATCCAGTCAGAGG TTTTTTTGCAGATTATGAGATACCTTATCTCCAGAGAGACAAGATCTCACAAATAGTCATCTGGGTTGTGGATGATATTGAAGGACCAGATAT AGATTCCTGTGGATATAATACTGTACTGATATTAGAAGACAGGCTGAAAGCCCTTGGTTATGATGTCATCTGCACTGACGATTACAA GCCTGTAATGTTGTTACTCTGCTTGGACAATCCTGACCATTCCAAGTGTACCCTTTCATC
- the LOC125691785 gene encoding ADP-ribosyl cyclase/cyclic ADP-ribose hydrolase 2-like isoform X2: MMKSLFLSFLLGSILFMNNFSEVQGRKWKGEGTTQNLESITVGRCYDYIRIVNPAVGEKNCSELWEAFRNAFINKDPCNILPQDFELFFKLSLHAIPAGKSLFWENNQLLVNSFSNRARRYMALGDTLFGFFGDFLNWCGQENSTGLDYESCPSAAECENNAVDAFWRMASMTYAQHSSGVIHVLLNGSAEGGAYPVRGFFADYEIPYLQRDKISQIVIWVVDDIEGPDIDSCGYNTVLILEDRLKALGYDVICTDDYKPVMLLLCLDNPDHSKCTLSSDGHTISAVPHTVCRAAVTSSHPSLLVLK; the protein is encoded by the exons ATGATGAAGagcctttttctgtctttcttactAGGCTCCATTCTGTTTATGAACAACTTTTCAGAAgtgcaaggaagaaaatggaaaggtGAAGGTACAACACAAAACCTGGAAAGCATAACCGTTGGAAGGTGTTATGACTATATTAGAATTGTGAATCCTGCTGTTGG TGAGAAGAACTGTTCAGAGTTATGGGAAGcctttagaaatgcttttattaacAAGGATCCTTGCAACATTCTACCTCAAgactttgaattatttttcaaactgtCATTGCACGCAATTCCCGCTGGCAAG tCTCTCTTCTGGGAAAATAATCAGCTGCTAGTCAACAGCTTTTCAAACAGAGCTCGTCGCTACATGGCTCTTGGTGACACTCTATTTGGCTTCTTTGGAGATTTTCTGAACTGGTGTGGGCAGGAAAACAGCACTG GACTGGACTATGAatcctgcccttctgcagcagaaTGTGAAAACAATGCAGTGGATGCTTTCTGGAGGATGGCTTCGATGACT TACGCACAACACAGTTCTGGGGTGATACATGTCTTGTTGAATGGTTCTGCAGAAGGAGGAGCTTATCCAGTCAGAGG TTTTTTTGCAGATTATGAGATACCTTATCTCCAGAGAGACAAGATCTCACAAATAGTCATCTGGGTTGTGGATGATATTGAAGGACCAGATAT AGATTCCTGTGGATATAATACTGTACTGATATTAGAAGACAGGCTGAAAGCCCTTGGTTATGATGTCATCTGCACTGACGATTACAA GCCTGTAATGTTGTTACTCTGCTTGGACAATCCTGACCATTCCAAGTGTACCCTTTCATC
- the LOC125691785 gene encoding ADP-ribosyl cyclase/cyclic ADP-ribose hydrolase 2-like isoform X3: MMKSLFLSFLLGSILFMNNFSEVQGRKWKGEGTTQNLESITVGRCYDYIRIVNPAVGEKNCSELWEAFRNAFINKDPCNILPQDFELFFKLSLHAIPAGKSLFWENNQLLVNSFSNRARRYMALGDTLFGFFGDFLNWCGQENSTGLDYESCPSAAECENNAVDAFWRMASMTYAQHSSGVIHVLLNGSAEGGAYPVRGFFADYEIPYLQRDKISQIVIWVVDDIEGPDIDSCGYNTVLILEDRLKALGYDVICTDDYKPVMLLLCLDNPDHSKCTLSSEL, encoded by the exons ATGATGAAGagcctttttctgtctttcttactAGGCTCCATTCTGTTTATGAACAACTTTTCAGAAgtgcaaggaagaaaatggaaaggtGAAGGTACAACACAAAACCTGGAAAGCATAACCGTTGGAAGGTGTTATGACTATATTAGAATTGTGAATCCTGCTGTTGG TGAGAAGAACTGTTCAGAGTTATGGGAAGcctttagaaatgcttttattaacAAGGATCCTTGCAACATTCTACCTCAAgactttgaattatttttcaaactgtCATTGCACGCAATTCCCGCTGGCAAG tCTCTCTTCTGGGAAAATAATCAGCTGCTAGTCAACAGCTTTTCAAACAGAGCTCGTCGCTACATGGCTCTTGGTGACACTCTATTTGGCTTCTTTGGAGATTTTCTGAACTGGTGTGGGCAGGAAAACAGCACTG GACTGGACTATGAatcctgcccttctgcagcagaaTGTGAAAACAATGCAGTGGATGCTTTCTGGAGGATGGCTTCGATGACT TACGCACAACACAGTTCTGGGGTGATACATGTCTTGTTGAATGGTTCTGCAGAAGGAGGAGCTTATCCAGTCAGAGG TTTTTTTGCAGATTATGAGATACCTTATCTCCAGAGAGACAAGATCTCACAAATAGTCATCTGGGTTGTGGATGATATTGAAGGACCAGATAT AGATTCCTGTGGATATAATACTGTACTGATATTAGAAGACAGGCTGAAAGCCCTTGGTTATGATGTCATCTGCACTGACGATTACAA GCCTGTAATGTTGTTACTCTGCTTGGACAATCCTGACCATTCCAAGTGTACCCTTTCATC